A window from Thermoplasma sp. Kam2015 encodes these proteins:
- a CDS encoding DUF5680 domain-containing protein, protein MGEEDLIDFVVKAKKETYASGKGKTSVRIPGSKEMHYAEGHYEYVDVYFGDLAFNGIETVFDACKPVWGMVYSGAVLEDYQDVGALYSFLKKCLSLVQREAPFRGPKYCDQGVYIYGNDFSGDINHFIGYEHIDIDGETVYELHYSGGEIL, encoded by the coding sequence ATGGGGGAAGAAGATCTCATCGATTTCGTTGTGAAAGCAAAGAAGGAAACGTATGCGTCCGGCAAGGGAAAGACCTCAGTTAGAATACCGGGTTCCAAGGAAATGCATTACGCTGAAGGCCATTATGAGTATGTAGACGTGTATTTTGGTGATCTGGCGTTCAATGGAATTGAAACGGTGTTTGATGCATGCAAGCCAGTATGGGGTATGGTATATTCTGGTGCAGTACTAGAGGATTATCAGGATGTAGGCGCTCTCTATTCCTTTCTGAAAAAATGCCTGTCTCTGGTGCAAAGGGAGGCACCGTTCAGGGGGCCAAAGTACTGCGATCAGGGCGTATATATTTATGGCAATGATTTCTCCGGCGATATAAATCATTTCATCGGGTATGAGCATATAGATATAGATGGAGAGACCGTATACGAATTGCATTATTCAGGCGGTGAGATATTATGA
- the sfsA gene encoding DNA/RNA nuclease SfsA gives MKRPIGFPVRRFDNLMGARVIERVNRFAVRIDLNGEIHMAHLHDPGRLLDLIYPGSEVLIRKAEGSGMSWRIEFASDRGNMVLVDSGIHSEIARHFLPEGAIPEVKVGRKRIDFRYDDEYVEVKGCTLNVDGIAMFPDAPTRRGLEHLETLESLAKSGYGSHILFLIMRDDVKCFYPNFSTDPDFSKKFMEIVPSRVESKFLKFSFDGRFLKYAGEIMMCHDALHHYSRV, from the coding sequence ATGAAGAGGCCTATTGGCTTTCCAGTGAGGCGCTTTGACAACCTTATGGGGGCCAGAGTCATTGAGAGAGTAAATAGGTTTGCAGTACGCATTGATTTGAACGGTGAGATTCACATGGCGCATCTCCATGATCCGGGCAGGCTTCTGGATCTCATATATCCTGGATCTGAGGTTCTCATCAGAAAGGCAGAAGGATCTGGAATGAGCTGGCGTATAGAATTTGCTTCTGACCGGGGCAATATGGTGCTTGTTGACTCCGGGATCCATTCTGAAATTGCGAGGCATTTTCTACCAGAAGGTGCAATACCAGAGGTTAAAGTGGGAAGGAAGAGGATTGATTTCAGATACGATGATGAATATGTAGAGGTCAAGGGATGTACCCTGAATGTAGATGGAATCGCGATGTTTCCAGATGCGCCTACCAGACGTGGTCTTGAGCATTTAGAGACTCTTGAGAGTCTGGCTAAATCAGGATATGGATCGCATATACTCTTTCTCATAATGAGGGACGATGTGAAATGCTTCTATCCAAATTTTTCCACCGATCCTGATTTTTCAAAAAAGTTTATGGAGATCGTTCCAAGCAGGGTGGAATCAAAGTTCCTGAAATTCAGTTTTGACGGTAGATTTCTCAAGTATGCCGGTGAAATTATGATGTGCCACGATGCATTGCATCATTACTCTAGGGTATGA
- a CDS encoding thioesterase family protein, whose product MVSEYVDVTPIQIRYDDIDLLGHVNNARFLTYFEIGRLNYMKKFFMAEEPVTVNIVIARAEIDFERSVHFGDEVYVRTWISRIGNTSFDFSYSIEDKNGNVYSRGKTVNVFIKDGKPARVPNFLKDMLTEIGT is encoded by the coding sequence ATGGTCTCAGAATATGTGGACGTTACTCCGATCCAGATTCGATACGACGATATCGATCTGCTGGGGCATGTTAATAACGCCAGGTTTCTGACTTACTTCGAGATAGGCCGACTCAACTATATGAAAAAATTTTTCATGGCGGAAGAACCAGTCACAGTAAATATTGTGATAGCAAGGGCTGAGATCGACTTTGAAAGATCCGTTCACTTTGGAGACGAGGTATACGTAAGAACATGGATATCAAGGATTGGAAACACAAGCTTCGACTTCAGCTACAGCATTGAAGACAAGAACGGAAACGTATACAGCAGGGGAAAGACCGTCAATGTGTTTATAAAGGATGGGAAGCCCGCCAGAGTTCCTAATTTCCTGAAGGACATGCTGACTGAGATAGGGACGTAG
- a CDS encoding tryptophan synthase subunit alpha: protein MKLRRTHDPSLNMYSENENAEVFRMADELGSRKYSLMYYEVLKSRGTRILDYLNRNGFDGSIIPDLMIDHREAFYETVELLRQYSLEYVPFVTPITPTKIMQDQISAGGDWIYQGMMPATGVQLPYSIDTIYEHLKPFAGGRHIVYGFGIRDMETMKKLAKYDAFGIAVGTAVVEMIDSGDTVSYRSLVDMILEA from the coding sequence ATGAAGCTGAGGAGAACGCACGATCCATCCTTGAACATGTATAGCGAAAATGAAAACGCCGAGGTGTTCAGAATGGCAGATGAACTGGGATCCAGAAAATATTCCCTGATGTATTATGAAGTCCTGAAATCTAGGGGAACACGGATCCTGGACTACCTGAACAGGAACGGATTCGACGGATCGATCATCCCAGATCTGATGATCGATCATAGGGAGGCATTCTACGAAACTGTGGAACTGCTGAGGCAGTATTCTCTGGAATACGTTCCGTTCGTTACCCCGATAACCCCCACAAAGATTATGCAGGATCAGATATCAGCCGGAGGAGACTGGATCTATCAGGGAATGATGCCGGCCACAGGAGTACAGCTCCCCTACAGCATAGATACCATATATGAACATCTCAAGCCCTTCGCGGGCGGAAGACACATAGTTTATGGTTTTGGTATCAGAGATATGGAGACAATGAAGAAGCTGGCAAAATATGATGCATTTGGCATAGCCGTTGGTACAGCCGTTGTTGAGATGATCGATTCTGGGGATACTGTCTCATACAGATCCCTCGTTGATATGATTCTGGAGGCCTGA
- a CDS encoding anthranilate synthase component I, which yields MKIIDELEEYKDHESIAYFASFPDRVSGDEYAFIGGQMITDPQSIFDGHLRPVVVTYDFVNSIFRTQVKRSGWPELISFDPETILKRKITRRGSMRKKNVEDFSDPDLSRKISEVRKLIRSGEILQAVISREFDICLDPWEKVREFIDNDRSRYVFYYRIGRYQILGSSPENLVTVVGNEVFTDPIAGTVPATWDSSILTGSYKDANEHRMLLDLARNDLSKFADIGSLNVSRVMQIEEFTSVKHLVSQVRARFSNTSHLDILKAMFPAGTVSGSPKERAIEIIDRYEETPRGPYGGAIGITMESAMDLALTIRSAYSDGAGFRVRAGAGIVKDSDPDAEVREIYSKARAVI from the coding sequence ATGAAGATCATCGATGAACTGGAGGAGTATAAGGATCACGAGTCCATAGCCTACTTCGCTTCCTTCCCAGACCGAGTTTCAGGTGACGAATACGCCTTCATCGGTGGCCAAATGATAACGGATCCGCAGAGTATCTTTGATGGCCATCTGCGTCCCGTCGTGGTCACATACGATTTCGTCAATAGCATATTCAGAACACAGGTGAAAAGATCAGGATGGCCAGAGCTCATCTCATTCGATCCAGAGACGATTTTGAAGAGAAAGATAACGAGACGTGGATCGATGAGAAAGAAGAACGTTGAAGACTTTTCTGATCCGGATCTTTCCAGAAAGATATCAGAGGTCAGGAAGCTGATCAGATCGGGGGAGATCCTTCAGGCCGTGATATCCAGGGAATTCGATATCTGCCTCGATCCATGGGAGAAGGTTCGTGAGTTCATCGATAACGATAGATCCAGATACGTGTTCTATTATAGAATTGGAAGATATCAGATTCTTGGGAGTTCGCCCGAGAACCTTGTCACGGTGGTTGGCAACGAGGTTTTCACCGATCCCATAGCTGGAACAGTCCCGGCCACATGGGATTCATCCATATTAACGGGAAGCTATAAGGATGCCAACGAACACCGGATGCTGCTTGATCTGGCCAGAAATGACCTGAGCAAGTTCGCGGATATCGGATCTCTCAACGTATCAAGGGTTATGCAGATAGAGGAATTCACCTCGGTGAAACATCTTGTGAGCCAGGTAAGAGCCAGATTTTCCAACACCTCTCATCTCGATATACTCAAGGCAATGTTCCCTGCGGGAACCGTATCCGGATCTCCCAAAGAACGTGCGATCGAGATAATAGATCGCTATGAAGAGACTCCACGTGGACCTTATGGAGGTGCCATTGGTATCACGATGGAATCCGCCATGGATCTTGCTCTGACCATAAGGAGTGCATATTCAGATGGGGCTGGCTTCAGAGTCAGGGCCGGCGCTGGCATAGTGAAGGATTCGGATCCTGATGCTGAGGTTCGTGAGATATATTCAAAGGCGAGGGCGGTCATTTGA
- a CDS encoding indole-3-glycerol-phosphate synthase TrpC: protein MNAKEILMRNRFRRCDFSRIRDTISLKKIIKERNLHGKLGLIAEYKRRSPSGFSTDEDIHSYLSYVRSHRISGLSILSEPMYFSGSFDDVILAHRLNIPVLVKDFTPDDEFVVQAYNAGGDAVLAILDFLDFQTVERIVKRALDLGMDVIEEYHRPDAIKRFVPGENVILGLNRRDLNSLNIEEVSTRIDYDVQILESGINITNVSQIPRTYNGYLIGTSILMRDGTLEYLERNGLI from the coding sequence ATGAACGCAAAGGAAATACTTATGCGAAACAGGTTCAGGCGCTGCGATTTCAGCCGCATAAGGGATACTATAAGCCTCAAGAAGATCATAAAGGAACGTAATCTCCATGGAAAACTTGGGCTCATAGCTGAATACAAAAGGCGATCGCCTTCTGGTTTCAGCACGGATGAGGATATCCATTCCTATCTATCCTATGTGAGGTCTCACAGGATCTCGGGGTTAAGCATATTGAGCGAACCGATGTACTTTTCAGGATCCTTCGATGACGTGATCCTTGCTCACAGGCTGAACATTCCTGTACTGGTAAAGGATTTCACGCCTGATGATGAATTTGTCGTTCAAGCATACAATGCAGGCGGAGATGCTGTACTGGCAATACTGGACTTCCTTGATTTTCAAACGGTAGAACGCATAGTTAAACGTGCACTGGATCTAGGCATGGACGTGATAGAGGAATACCACAGGCCGGATGCCATTAAGAGGTTCGTACCAGGGGAAAACGTTATACTGGGCCTGAACAGGCGCGATCTGAATAGTTTGAATATCGAAGAGGTCAGCACTCGCATTGATTATGACGTACAGATACTCGAGAGCGGAATAAACATAACAAATGTCTCGCAAATTCCCAGGACATACAATGGATATCTTATCGGAACGTCAATACTAATGAGGGATGGAACCCTCGAATATCTTGAGCGAAACGGCCTGATCTAA
- a CDS encoding aminodeoxychorismate/anthranilate synthase component II: MIILIINNHDSFVYNLFYYIRSMGVKVDVVDNDSWADTSKYDRIIVSPGPGTPLSKRDAGNIIHMIENFTGPVLGVCFGHQILAHMLGSGIVTLERPYHGEVDVVRHGESPLYDGVPPVFHAIRYHSLAVVPSDGVVVDAVSQSDGTVMGFHSPDMRIFGVQFHPESYFTEYGFKIIHNFVRL; this comes from the coding sequence TTGATCATACTGATAATAAATAATCATGATTCATTCGTCTACAATCTCTTCTATTACATCCGTTCGATGGGGGTGAAGGTAGATGTGGTTGACAATGATAGCTGGGCCGATACTTCAAAGTACGATAGGATAATTGTATCTCCTGGGCCTGGAACACCGCTCTCAAAGCGGGATGCCGGAAACATAATACATATGATCGAAAACTTCACCGGGCCGGTGCTAGGTGTGTGCTTCGGTCATCAGATACTGGCACACATGCTCGGATCTGGAATAGTAACGCTTGAAAGACCATATCATGGAGAGGTGGATGTTGTCAGGCATGGCGAAAGCCCGCTTTACGATGGCGTTCCGCCCGTATTCCATGCCATAAGATATCATTCTCTGGCAGTTGTACCAAGCGATGGCGTAGTTGTGGATGCTGTTTCGCAGAGCGATGGGACGGTTATGGGTTTCCATTCGCCTGACATGAGGATATTCGGAGTGCAGTTTCATCCTGAGAGCTATTTCACAGAATACGGGTTCAAAATAATACACAACTTCGTGAGATTATGA
- a CDS encoding ubiquinone/menaquinone biosynthesis methyltransferase yields MAKHQAVKKIFDEISTKYDLIDTIISLGLDQHWRKVLVKHLDLSNDLRCLDCGAGSGKVTEMIYFQCHGCDVTALDITDSMFNRELKKYVRFVVSPAERLPFEDSSFDRVSSAFLTRNLADIDRYFSEVYRVLKRGGIFVNMDIYNPTRPVISELFGIYFYRFVPFLGNRATGSKNYTYLANTVRYFHRPEVITQKLVEKGFSVQSIDLFFGAVYLHVATK; encoded by the coding sequence ATGGCAAAGCATCAGGCGGTCAAGAAGATATTTGATGAAATATCAACCAAGTACGATCTTATCGATACAATAATAAGCCTGGGCCTGGATCAGCACTGGAGAAAGGTGCTCGTGAAGCATCTTGATCTCAGCAATGATCTGAGGTGCCTCGACTGTGGCGCTGGAAGCGGAAAGGTGACTGAGATGATATACTTTCAGTGCCATGGTTGTGACGTAACTGCATTGGACATAACGGACAGCATGTTCAACAGGGAGCTGAAAAAATATGTGAGATTTGTTGTATCCCCGGCAGAGAGACTGCCATTCGAGGATTCATCATTCGACAGGGTCTCATCCGCCTTCCTGACAAGAAATCTGGCTGATATAGATAGATATTTCTCAGAGGTCTACAGGGTTCTGAAGCGCGGTGGCATCTTCGTCAACATGGATATTTATAATCCAACCAGACCTGTGATATCTGAGCTCTTTGGAATCTACTTTTATAGATTTGTTCCCTTCCTGGGAAACAGGGCGACTGGATCAAAGAATTACACATATCTTGCCAATACTGTCAGGTATTTTCACCGTCCGGAAGTCATAACGCAGAAGCTTGTGGAAAAGGGATTTTCAGTACAGTCCATCGATCTCTTTTTCGGTGCGGTTTATCTTCATGTGGCGACTAAATGA
- a CDS encoding phosphoribosylanthranilate isomerase, which translates to MKVKICGITNVEDAMMAYEAGADIIGFVFDQKSPRHADYEVLRQASRAGLTISAVYTDISSIYSSEMMEDYVQIHFPHDDSLIDYVHERGGRVISVIRYGLEDLSKIYADYKKADIIMVERKPKISEVIDSDDFDGKKLGFAGGIDQNDVHMILRRNPLLIDVSSSLEYAPGRKDRHKIMDFFEALGEYYEDHR; encoded by the coding sequence ATGAAAGTTAAGATATGTGGTATTACGAACGTCGAGGATGCGATGATGGCGTACGAGGCAGGTGCTGATATTATTGGATTCGTCTTCGATCAAAAGAGTCCAAGGCATGCCGATTATGAGGTACTCAGACAAGCCTCACGGGCAGGTCTGACCATTTCCGCCGTTTACACTGACATCTCGTCCATATACTCTTCAGAGATGATGGAGGATTACGTCCAGATCCATTTTCCGCACGATGATTCGCTCATAGATTATGTTCATGAACGAGGTGGCAGGGTGATATCCGTCATACGCTATGGACTCGAGGATCTTTCTAAGATATACGCCGATTATAAGAAGGCAGATATAATAATGGTGGAGCGTAAGCCCAAGATCTCAGAGGTGATCGACAGTGATGATTTTGATGGAAAGAAGCTTGGGTTTGCCGGAGGCATAGACCAAAACGATGTTCATATGATCCTGAGGAGAAACCCTCTTCTGATCGATGTGAGTAGCTCTCTCGAATACGCCCCCGGAAGGAAGGACAGACATAAGATCATGGATTTCTTTGAAGCTCTGGGTGAATATTATGAAGATCATCGATGA
- the trpD gene encoding anthranilate phosphoribosyltransferase, translating into MQMYYNFLTGKAMSRTEAFDLMRYMASVECSDAYRAAVLSVLRIRGITEDEIMGFYDAMHKYSIKSEASDIVGTGGDMANTINVSTASAIVAASYGIRVAKFGNRSASGSHGSADFMMELGYRFPETVGDAQHLLDTRGFVFLYAPNFLREFAMFSAVRKALGFPTVLNFLGPLLNPLAPSKRVIGTADGTMMDLYAKTALRSGFASIIVHSADGMDEISPLSKARILRVNETIEEEFLDSPGIVGKIEASNIASPDPRKIQELTLASMVGENQDGSKFIALNTAPLLVLNGFADSITEAYDLALDHVMSGKPQRFLEEILHES; encoded by the coding sequence ATGCAGATGTATTACAATTTTCTTACTGGAAAGGCCATGAGCAGGACAGAGGCCTTTGATCTCATGAGATACATGGCATCCGTGGAATGCAGTGATGCGTACAGGGCTGCCGTCCTGTCCGTCCTTCGCATACGCGGCATCACCGAGGATGAGATCATGGGGTTCTATGATGCAATGCACAAATACAGCATAAAGAGCGAAGCATCGGACATCGTTGGAACCGGCGGCGATATGGCAAACACAATAAACGTTAGCACCGCTTCTGCAATCGTTGCGGCTTCCTATGGAATCAGAGTGGCAAAATTTGGTAATAGATCGGCCTCTGGCAGCCATGGATCAGCCGACTTCATGATGGAACTCGGATACCGTTTTCCAGAGACCGTAGGCGATGCACAGCATCTGCTCGATACCAGGGGCTTCGTGTTTCTTTACGCACCTAACTTCCTCAGGGAATTCGCCATGTTCTCAGCTGTTCGCAAGGCGCTGGGATTTCCCACAGTGCTGAATTTCCTTGGACCGCTGCTGAATCCTCTGGCACCAAGCAAAAGGGTGATAGGAACTGCTGATGGAACGATGATGGATCTCTATGCGAAGACAGCGTTGCGATCCGGCTTCGCTTCCATCATAGTGCACTCCGCGGATGGAATGGATGAGATAAGCCCGCTTTCGAAGGCAAGGATACTCAGGGTAAACGAGACGATAGAAGAGGAGTTTCTGGATTCTCCTGGCATTGTGGGCAAGATCGAGGCGAGCAATATAGCATCCCCTGATCCAAGAAAGATCCAAGAATTAACACTCGCATCCATGGTGGGTGAAAACCAGGATGGATCAAAGTTCATAGCTCTTAACACAGCGCCGCTTTTGGTGCTGAACGGTTTCGCCGATAGTATCACTGAAGCCTACGACCTCGCGTTGGATCACGTGATGAGCGGCAAGCCGCAAAGATTTCTGGAGGAAATTCTGCATGAAAGTTAA
- a CDS encoding mechanosensitive ion channel family protein, with product MDGKNLRDAVLIVFIILVISIALFIIKPSVDFLIKTYISELAPYTEYVNGAIAAIFVGGGGVLILHIVRKNIDRYFSKKMNRSAQNLIELIVSFFMYAVILAIILTSLGINLTGALVGGSVGALIIGIALQGIFSSIFSGFAVTSGGALKPGDVVNMQSWLFSGPITGEVMKISYLFSDIRTQNDNIIKIPNSAFFGNTVFENLGKYDRFSYRLQVSLPSDVSISKIEEKLGLPQDDTRWYFTGSNGSTNTFTVMMTMKDITDINEAIDKINRAFNDAYWKAKTG from the coding sequence ATGGACGGTAAGAATCTCCGTGATGCCGTATTGATCGTTTTCATCATACTTGTCATATCGATAGCGCTGTTCATAATCAAGCCGTCAGTGGATTTCCTCATAAAAACGTACATCAGCGAACTGGCGCCTTACACAGAATATGTGAACGGAGCAATAGCAGCCATATTCGTCGGTGGAGGAGGCGTCCTTATACTCCATATCGTGAGGAAAAACATCGACAGGTACTTTTCAAAGAAGATGAACAGATCTGCACAGAACCTCATAGAGCTCATCGTGTCCTTCTTCATGTACGCTGTGATCCTAGCCATAATACTGACATCTCTGGGCATAAATCTGACAGGCGCACTTGTTGGCGGATCGGTTGGAGCCCTCATAATAGGTATAGCATTGCAGGGAATCTTTTCAAGCATCTTCTCCGGATTCGCTGTTACATCGGGCGGAGCCCTAAAGCCGGGTGATGTTGTGAACATGCAGTCATGGTTGTTCTCCGGTCCGATCACCGGCGAGGTCATGAAGATCTCCTATCTGTTCTCGGATATAAGAACGCAGAACGACAATATAATAAAGATACCCAACTCAGCCTTCTTTGGCAACACTGTATTCGAAAACCTTGGAAAATATGATCGCTTCTCATACAGGCTTCAGGTATCGCTACCATCGGATGTTTCCATATCGAAGATCGAGGAGAAACTCGGACTGCCTCAGGATGATACAAGATGGTATTTCACTGGATCGAACGGCAGTACGAATACGTTCACCGTAATGATGACCATGAAAGACATAACCGACATCAATGAGGCCATAGATAAGATAAACAGGGCATTCAATGATGCTTACTGGAAGGCAAAAACTGGATGA
- a CDS encoding DUF302 domain-containing protein, with amino-acid sequence MEEYVDIVSRYTFDETVSALDRIIRDRNLIRFAVFDHRMNAENIGLQMNNCIVFVFGNPAIGTIMMQRDPSLGIELPSKILIYELDHKTHVRFRPLSWKFDDTAATEAMNKLNSVVEAIARECAGMK; translated from the coding sequence ATGGAGGAATATGTGGATATTGTGAGCAGATACACGTTTGATGAAACAGTTTCCGCTTTAGACCGCATTATCCGTGATCGAAATCTGATCAGATTTGCGGTCTTTGATCACCGGATGAATGCCGAGAATATCGGCTTGCAGATGAATAACTGCATCGTCTTCGTCTTCGGCAATCCAGCCATAGGCACGATAATGATGCAAAGAGATCCGTCTCTTGGGATCGAACTGCCATCCAAAATTCTGATATACGAGCTGGATCATAAGACCCATGTGAGATTCAGGCCTTTAAGCTGGAAATTCGATGATACTGCAGCGACGGAAGCCATGAATAAGCTGAATTCTGTTGTTGAAGCAATAGCGAGAGAATGCGCCGGTATGAAATGA
- a CDS encoding minichromosome maintenance protein MCM yields MISSEVSVDRVKDLWRDFFRSYGYSDEINRIHQEYPEVRTLYVSFKDLEDFNWQFAGSILVSPEIYLKAGEEVILQDYLLDRVTQRFNIFNLRLKDLEEKNVAYRIRDIRSANIGTLISVSGIVRKNTEVFPKLKNAAFECSNCHGLTYVDQTENRLSEPQICEHCGLSKVKDKIFFKLRPNLSEFIDVQKVEIQEDPETLEGGSQPQRITIITEDDLAGLLFPGNRVVVDGILKTEQRRQGNIPLTEFFTYLYAVNIRKDVKELESVKITEEDKKKIIEISKKPDIINVISRSIAPTIHGLDMVKMALALQMFGGVRKVMKDGTTMRGDIHILMVGDPGTAKSQLLKYMAEVSPRGIFTFGRGSSAAGLTAAAVRDEFGEGRWTLEAGALVLADNGFVAIDELDKMDEHDTAAMHEAMEQQTVTISKAGIMATLKARASVLAAANPKFGRYDLNRNLAEQINFPLPLLSRFDVIFKMVDQPNKDNDSRLAEHVLKAHRIGEIYRSIEHSDTDVEIDERGFEPEIDKDTLRKYVAYARNNIFPRLSDEAIAILQDQYVKTRSMTHDAIPITVRQLESTVRLAEAAARARLSTIVTVEDALLAKRIVDYYLMDVSMDNGKMDIDIIYTGASSKQRNDMETVLDIIKQIKAEKGVAEVSDVINTAMSRGMQQKKAEEALLKLKNAGQIFERSYGKIDVIS; encoded by the coding sequence ATGATATCATCGGAAGTTTCTGTGGACAGGGTTAAGGATCTGTGGAGGGATTTCTTCAGATCATATGGATATTCCGACGAGATAAACAGGATCCACCAGGAATATCCAGAGGTTAGGACCCTGTATGTATCGTTCAAGGATCTGGAGGACTTCAACTGGCAGTTTGCCGGATCGATACTCGTTTCGCCAGAAATATACCTGAAGGCAGGTGAGGAGGTTATACTGCAGGATTACCTGCTCGACAGGGTAACTCAGAGATTCAACATCTTCAACCTGAGGCTCAAGGATCTGGAGGAGAAGAACGTTGCATACCGCATACGCGATATCAGGAGCGCCAACATAGGGACGCTCATAAGCGTATCAGGGATAGTCAGGAAGAACACAGAAGTCTTTCCAAAGCTCAAGAACGCCGCATTTGAATGCAGCAACTGCCATGGGCTAACGTACGTTGATCAGACCGAGAACAGGCTCAGCGAGCCTCAAATATGCGAGCACTGCGGCCTTTCAAAGGTAAAGGACAAAATATTCTTCAAGTTGAGGCCAAACCTTTCTGAATTCATAGACGTACAGAAGGTTGAGATACAGGAGGATCCCGAGACCCTGGAAGGTGGATCACAGCCTCAGCGTATAACCATCATAACTGAGGATGATCTTGCTGGCCTGCTTTTTCCTGGAAACCGTGTCGTGGTGGATGGAATACTGAAGACTGAACAGCGCAGGCAAGGGAATATACCGCTGACAGAATTCTTCACCTATCTCTATGCCGTCAACATAAGGAAGGATGTAAAGGAGCTTGAGAGCGTGAAGATAACCGAGGAAGACAAGAAGAAGATCATTGAAATCTCGAAGAAGCCGGACATAATAAACGTAATATCAAGATCCATAGCGCCTACGATTCACGGTCTGGACATGGTAAAGATGGCGCTTGCCCTTCAGATGTTCGGCGGCGTGCGCAAGGTTATGAAGGATGGGACCACGATGCGTGGAGATATACATATACTCATGGTCGGAGATCCAGGTACAGCAAAATCACAGCTGCTGAAATACATGGCCGAGGTCTCACCCAGAGGCATATTCACATTCGGGCGCGGTTCGAGTGCTGCAGGTCTGACTGCAGCTGCTGTCAGAGATGAATTTGGCGAGGGAAGATGGACGCTGGAAGCTGGCGCACTTGTTCTGGCAGATAACGGCTTCGTAGCCATCGATGAGCTTGACAAGATGGACGAACATGATACTGCGGCGATGCACGAGGCAATGGAGCAGCAAACTGTGACCATATCCAAGGCAGGGATAATGGCAACGCTCAAGGCACGTGCCTCGGTTCTGGCTGCGGCGAATCCCAAGTTCGGAAGATACGATCTCAACAGGAATCTGGCGGAACAGATAAATTTTCCACTGCCCCTACTATCAAGGTTCGATGTGATATTCAAGATGGTAGATCAGCCGAACAAGGACAATGACAGCAGGCTGGCCGAGCACGTTCTCAAAGCGCACAGGATCGGCGAAATATACAGGAGCATAGAACACAGCGATACCGATGTGGAGATTGATGAGCGCGGGTTCGAGCCAGAAATAGATAAGGATACCCTGAGAAAGTATGTGGCATACGCAAGGAATAATATATTCCCTAGGCTCAGTGATGAGGCAATAGCAATTCTTCAGGATCAGTACGTTAAGACGAGGAGCATGACGCATGATGCGATACCCATAACAGTCAGACAGCTGGAATCAACTGTCAGGCTTGCTGAAGCTGCAGCAAGGGCAAGGCTTTCAACCATAGTCACCGTTGAGGATGCCCTGCTTGCCAAGAGGATCGTGGACTACTATCTAATGGACGTATCAATGGACAATGGAAAGATGGATATCGACATCATATATACAGGTGCAAGCTCCAAGCAGAGGAATGATATGGAGACAGTACTGGACATCATAAAGCAGATAAAGGCAGAAAAGGGCGTGGCCGAAGTATCCGATGTGATAAACACCGCCATGAGCAGGGGCATGCAGCAGAAGAAGGCGGAGGAAGCGCTGCTCAAGCTCAAAAATGCAGGCCAGATATTCGAGAGATCCTATGGAAAGATAGATGTGATAAGTTGA
- a CDS encoding DUF424 domain-containing protein yields the protein MMKISEVRGEVLLAAADADILGKKFREKNLHIEIYPSFYGEVRVTDEMFLSSLNMCTIANLVGEYTIGLAIDAGFIDRENILYIQKIPYAQYAKIFQ from the coding sequence GTGATGAAGATCAGCGAGGTACGCGGTGAGGTTTTACTTGCGGCGGCCGATGCTGATATCCTCGGAAAGAAATTCAGGGAGAAGAACCTGCATATAGAGATCTACCCGTCTTTCTATGGAGAGGTAAGGGTCACCGATGAGATGTTTCTATCATCACTCAATATGTGCACCATAGCTAACCTCGTTGGCGAATACACGATTGGGTTGGCCATAGATGCCGGATTCATAGACCGAGAGAACATACTGTATATACAGAAGATCCCGTATGCACAGTATGCCAAGATATTCCAGTGA